One Phycisphaera mikurensis NBRC 102666 DNA window includes the following coding sequences:
- a CDS encoding serine O-acetyltransferase: protein MTDAPHDAATALLASYAQNPRTVAVGARFLPSRSRVIDLIEALRRLTFPGFFGTEPLAEDALEAVTRRRLGELDALLFEQVRHALRYALNRVGEGRGGRGDDCDDCDVEARAVTDAFIARIPEVRRLIGTDVQAAFDGDPATDHTDETVFCYPGIDAIFTHRYAHELCRLRVPMLPRIMSEVAHGETGIDIHPGATIGEGLFIDHGTGIVIGQTCEIGTGVKLYQGVTLGALSTKGGHDRWAGKKRHPTLEDGVTVYGGAIILGGNTVIGKDATVGGSVFLTRSVPPGHTVSMEAPSLKVSPPRVAPEEALRGFDWVI, encoded by the coding sequence ATGACCGATGCGCCTCACGACGCGGCCACCGCCCTGCTCGCCAGCTACGCGCAGAACCCGCGGACCGTCGCCGTCGGTGCTCGCTTCCTGCCGAGCCGGTCGCGCGTGATCGACCTGATCGAGGCGCTCCGCCGCCTCACCTTCCCCGGCTTCTTCGGCACCGAGCCGCTCGCCGAGGACGCGCTCGAGGCGGTCACGCGGCGGCGGCTCGGCGAGCTCGACGCGCTGCTCTTCGAGCAGGTCCGGCACGCGCTTCGGTACGCGCTCAACCGCGTCGGGGAGGGTCGCGGCGGCCGCGGCGACGACTGCGACGACTGCGACGTGGAGGCCCGCGCGGTGACCGACGCCTTCATCGCCCGCATCCCCGAGGTGCGCCGCCTCATCGGCACCGACGTGCAGGCCGCCTTCGACGGCGATCCCGCCACCGACCACACCGACGAAACCGTCTTCTGCTACCCCGGAATCGACGCGATCTTCACGCACCGCTACGCCCACGAGCTGTGCCGGCTGCGGGTGCCGATGCTGCCGCGGATCATGAGCGAGGTCGCCCACGGCGAGACCGGCATCGACATCCACCCGGGCGCCACCATCGGCGAGGGGCTCTTCATCGACCACGGCACCGGCATCGTCATCGGCCAGACCTGCGAGATCGGCACCGGCGTCAAGCTCTACCAGGGCGTCACCCTCGGGGCCCTGTCCACCAAGGGCGGCCACGACCGCTGGGCCGGGAAGAAGCGCCACCCGACCCTCGAGGACGGAGTCACCGTCTACGGCGGGGCGATCATCCTCGGCGGCAACACCGTCATCGGCAAGGACGCCACGGTCGGCGGCAGCGTCTTCCTTACGCGCAGCGTCCCCCCCGGCCACACCGTCTCGATGGAAGCGCCCAGCCTGAAGGTCAGCCCGCCGCGTGTCGCGCCCGAGGAGGCGCTCCGCGGCTTCGACTGGGTGATTTAG